The Brassica napus cultivar Da-Ae chromosome C1, Da-Ae, whole genome shotgun sequence DNA segment TGCCTTGAACAGGGAGACTTCGTGTATGCAGCGGTGTTTACTGGGATCTGAATGGTTGTAGAGTCTCCTTAAGCTTGTCTTGAGAAAGTGTACCCCAGTAACCACTGGTTAATCCTGAAAAACTTGAGTCTCCTACTTCAGGAGCCATCCATGGAGTCTGCCTGAGACCAGTCGTGCTTCTACGTCAACTCGTGTCATCCTTATGGCTTCAGGGCGCTGTTCTGGAGGTGCTGAGCGGCGGAGATGGTCCCTCCGACCCGGGTCGGGGGAAGAACCCGGTGGGTTATACTACAGCTCCGACTATTACCCAGCAGATAAGGATCAAAAGGGGAATAATTTGAAAAAGGTTTCAGAGGAGCAGTGAGATCAGTTCCAAAATAGGAAAAGACCTGCTGGATAAAGGGGAAACTCGTAAACTCGAGAAAAGCCAAAGACTTCTCTCGCTAAATGTGCCTGAGAGAGAAAAAGTTTAACTTGTCATAACAAAATCATTATTAAATAACTTTTTGCCGACAAGTTATATTACTATTAGTATAAGAATTAACACGCAAATAATACATACTCCATATATTAAGACTAAattctattatataaaaaaactcaaattttccacaaagaaaaacaaaaaccagaTCTACTAAAgggagaaaaataaaacatgtagtaagataattcttatatatacactACCTTATTCACGATTCATTCAAACATCGATCCCCACTTAAAACTATACTTGTCCGGACAATACGAAAACAAGAACCAGTTGATAAAGATACGAATATATCATTTTACATTTGACTTTCAGGGTGCAATCCGATGAACAAATCAGTTTCGACATCCGATATGTTCATGTTACCACAGTCACGCGAAGGTGCACTCTTCTCACTCTTCAGGCTCCTCGACTGCATCCACAAGGGCTGTGCTTCAAACTAAAACgataacatattattttccATCAAATCCATGGAAGAAGAAAACTCAACAGTGAGAGTTGAAAAGTAAGGTCCGTGTTTAAATTTCATGCTTGTGCAATGTGGAATTAACGATTTAATGCATGTCCTTGTATTATGTATGTATGCGTGTGTACCATTTGCCGCAGCCTACTTCCCTCGTTGAAGACCTCTTTCTCTTTTGCAGTCTAATGGAGTAAAGTCACACATTTCACAAGGAGAATTAGAAACAAAATCCCTTATAAATTTAAACCTAATTAGTAATAATAGTACCTCTTCTTTCAGTTTCTCTATCTTATCTTCATTTAACTTAGCCTGCCAATATCGTAGAATCCGGAATCATAAGCTCATCATTTCGATTTCGACGAACATTATTGTGCAGCACATTAtgacagtatatatatatgactgtAATTATGAGAATTAtaagtattatttatttatgttttgttagaactaattgcatatatatatacatataccttTCTTGATCTGACATTGGTAAGACTTTTCTCAATTTTGGAAATTATCTCGTTGAGTTCCTCCACCGAACACGAATGATCTTGTCCCATCAGCCTCCTAAAGATGTTGTCGGAGTGTACATACGACCATATATTGCATATCAAATATCAAGAAACCATAGATAAgcagttcatatatatatagaaagatcAGACACTTACCGGCTATGACGTCGAAGAAGTTCAATCTTGTCAGCCATTATCACCATTTCATTCTTGAGCTCCTGCACATATTGCTGTTTCCGGAGATTCTCTGCCCCAAAGTACTCATTCCTATGTATCTCACATCTCTCCATCATCTTCTGCATGCTGTATACATTTCCAAGAACCTCTTAACTATTATTTATTAGCATATACATAGTTAATTTCCGAAAATTTCATGGTCAAGAAGAGCATTCACACATGCAAAATTCATGTTTTGTATACATATTTGTTCTAACCTGAAAATGTTAGTCAAATATCAAGTCATCTGTTCTAGTATTTAATTAATACACGTTCTAGTCACGCTTGACATTATCTCATGATTAGTACAATGGAAAACTCTGAATGATATCCCAAGCAGAGATGATATACatagtgttgaactgaagaggagatagagcttgtacattaatagggcaagctctagaagatgtccagaagagttcaatcaagcttcaggagTGCCATGAAGTAtctatcttgtgaagttaagtccaggagggacttagactgaTCTTAAGAAGAGTATGGAGCAGTTTGGAAGAGATTGGGCGATTGTGCAAGAATAGGGCGACCCAAGAAGGTGTTATGGATCGACTAAGGAAGAAGATAGGATGATGTGCACACTTAGGGTGATGGTACGGACCAGGAGGCCATACATCGATCGTACATCACCCACGGATCGACCTTTCACCCGGTTAACCCAAAAGAAGTATGTGCAAGGTTAGGGCGCGGCTTACCTAATGTGTGATGACCGTTGGAGTCTTGTGGAGGAAGGGAATATCCCTTAGGATCTATGTGGTCCAAGAGACAGGCTGGTAAGGGAAAGCTATTTTACTTTTACAGCCTTATCCACACACAGATGCATCTTGGCCATTAATTCAAAATGGAGCAATCTCACCCTTCCATCCAGCAAGTCCACGCCACTCCCTTTACAGCTTGCAACGGATCCACTTGACTCAATCTAAACCATCCAATTCAAACCAGCTGATCTCCACTCTTCATTTCTTATCCTTAGTTTTAGGGTTTCTAAGAGTTCCCCATGTATTTAAGCTTTGTGATGTCATTTGTATAATGtaagctgagagagtctctcttcttcgtaaacttgttcttgaatctTATTCTCTTGTTACTAAGTCTCCTAATCTTGTTAataagtctctcagtctctctaatctctcatAATCTCCcttaatctcttaatctcttaatctctcccatactctctctgattttcttaatctcatttctattcttcatacttcatcatacacAAATCTCTCATTTGTTCTTATATCACTCAAGCATTTGTACTCTGAAAACCTCATACATAGTAATGTTTTCATTATGTTTTCCACCTAGCCGGACGGGGTGCCAAACATTTGAGACATTGTGCATCTAATAATTTGAGTGACTTGGTTTCCTGTATTATATACTTAGTCATCAATGATACTTATGCACACTCAATTTAACTGTTAAcagatttattttctttaagtGGTCAAATCAATTAGTAGcctcaaaattattaatgaAATGAACATTTGTACGTATTAGAGGTTTTTTGGTTGCTTATTTAAGCTCACTCAAATGTCGTAATTGTCAATTGCTAACAAAGGAGACATTAATGATAATTAGTAGTAGAACAGTTAACTAAAAGGCTGCAAATATATGGGttggcaaaaaaaattttgctaAATGGTTGGCAAGTTGCTTTGTGGTTTGATAATCATTGGTTGTAGGCTTGGCCATTGTGGCATCATACCACAATTTAAGATCTTTTCGGATTT contains these protein-coding regions:
- the LOC111212909 gene encoding MADS-box protein AGL72-like produces the protein MVKGKIEIKRIENLTSRQVTFSKRRKGLFKKAHELSVLCDAQVAAIVFSQKGRLYDFASSDMQKMMERCEIHRNEYFGAENLRKQQYVQELKNEMVIMADKIELLRRHSRRLMGQDHSCSVEELNEIISKIEKSLTNVRSRKAKLNEDKIEKLKEETAKEKEVFNEGSRLRQMFEAQPLWMQSRSLKSEKSAPSRDCGNMNISDVETDLFIGLHPESQM